Proteins found in one Deinococcus arcticus genomic segment:
- a CDS encoding transposase family protein: MERDRLTRTRKMNRKQFRRRTGVYPETFAEMEEVLTLREGRKKKSGRPAALSVAEQLLMTLEFWREYRTFAHLGDDWGVHEATVHRTVERVEAALVASARFQMPKKRVFQEAQLVYSIVAVDASEVPCERPKKSSARGTAGRKSAIR; encoded by the coding sequence GTGGAGCGAGACCGTCTGACACGCACGCGGAAGATGAATCGCAAGCAGTTCCGTCGACGCACTGGGGTCTACCCGGAAACCTTCGCTGAGATGGAAGAGGTGCTGACCCTCCGCGAAGGACGGAAAAAGAAATCTGGCCGTCCAGCCGCGCTCAGCGTGGCGGAACAACTGCTGATGACGCTGGAATTCTGGCGCGAGTACCGCACCTTCGCGCACCTGGGCGACGACTGGGGTGTGCACGAAGCCACCGTGCATCGCACGGTGGAACGCGTGGAAGCGGCTCTGGTTGCCAGTGCACGGTTCCAGATGCCCAAGAAACGCGTGTTTCAGGAAGCGCAGCTCGTGTACAGCATCGTCGCGGTCGATGCGTCCGAAGTGCCGTGTGAACGGCCCAAAAAAAGCAGCGCGCGTGGTACAGCGGGAAGAAAAAGCGCCATACGCTGA